A genome region from Planctomycetaceae bacterium includes the following:
- a CDS encoding MoaD/ThiS family protein, whose amino-acid sequence MPDLPAGATAADLLLDSDVRVRRTILTFINDKQFDPATPLADNDRVTFLSPLSGG is encoded by the coding sequence GTGCCGGACCTGCCCGCCGGCGCGACTGCCGCCGACCTGCTGCTGGACAGCGACGTCCGCGTCCGCCGCACCATCCTGACGTTCATCAACGACAAACAGTTCGACCCCGCCACGCCTCTGGCCGACAACGACCGCGTCACATTCCTCTCGCCCCTTTCGGGCGGGTAG